The following proteins are co-located in the Telopea speciosissima isolate NSW1024214 ecotype Mountain lineage chromosome 9, Tspe_v1, whole genome shotgun sequence genome:
- the LOC122640140 gene encoding trans-resveratrol di-O-methyltransferase-like → MDLIEKESGEELFHAQAHIWNHIFGFINSMSLGCAVQLGIPDIVHNHPQPITLSELVMKLAIPKTKTACLFRLMRLLVHSGFFATREVCKYQEEEEEGYVLTPSSRILLKDNAKSMSPFLRAMLDPILLTPWNFLSAWFQGDGLNPFETAHGRNLWDYAGEDNEFNKFFNEAMASDARLVMSVVVTECKVVFEGLKSLIDVGGGTGTVAKTIAETFPSLKCSVFDLPHVVATLEGNENLNYIAGDMFESIPHADAVLLKWILHDWNDEQCIKILKGCKEAISGGDMEGNSGKVIIIEMVVEDRKVDHKSTETQLFFDMLMMSLVTGKERTEKEWEKLFLESGFTHYKISPLLGLRSLIEVYP, encoded by the exons ATGGATCTCATTGAGAAAGAGAGTGGGGAGGAGTTGTTCCATGCTCAAGCTCATATATGGAACCATATATTTGGCTTCATAAACTCTATGTCCCTTGGATGTGCAGTTCAGCTAGGTATACCAGACATTGTTCACAACCATCCCCAACCCATCACCCTCTCTGAACTGGTCATGAAGCTTGCCATCCCAAAGACCAAGACTGCTTGTCTGTTTCGCCTCATGCGCTTATTGGTGCACTCTGGTTTCTTTGCAACTCGAGAAGTCTGCAAAtatcaggaagaagaagaagaaggatatgtGCTCACACCTTCTTCTAGGATTCTCCTTAAGGATAATGCCAAGAGTATGTCACCCTTCTTGCGAGCAATGCTTGATCCGATATTGTTGACTCCTTGGAATTTCCTTAGTGCATGGTTCCAGGGAGATGGTCTTAATCCATTTGAGACCGCACATGGGAGGAACTTGTGGGACTATGCAGGTGAAGACAATGAGTTTAACAAATTCTTCAACGAAGCAATGGCAAGCGATGCTAGATTGGTGATGAGTGTGGTTGTTACAGAGTGCAAAGTTGTGTTTGAAGGGTTAAAGTCATTGATTGATGTAGGAGGTGGGACAGGAACTGTGGCCAAGACCATTGCTGAAACCTTCCCAAGCTTGAAATGTTCAGTGTTTGACCTACCACATGTGGTTGCTACTTTGGAAGGCAATGAGAACCTAAATTATATTGCAGGTGACATGTTTGAATCCATCCCTCACGCAGATGCAGTTCTGCTCAAG TGGATTCTGCATGACTGGAATGATGAGCAATGCATAAAGATATTGAAGGGATGCAAAGAAGCGATCTCTGGAGGGGACATGGAAGGAAACTCGGGGAAGGTGATCATCATAGAAATGGTGGTTGAGGATAGGAAGGTAGATCACAAGTCAACAGAAACCCAGCTCTTCTTTGATATGTTAATGATGAGTttggtcactggaaaagaaaggACAGAGAAAGAATGGGAGAAGCTTTTCTTGGAGTCTGGATTTACTCACTATAAGATCAGTCCTCTCTTGGGTTTAAGGTCTCTCATTGAAGTCTACCCTTAG
- the LOC122638706 gene encoding secreted RxLR effector protein 161-like, protein MSYTRPDIAFTVGILSRFTSNLDKEHWDALTRLMRYLKGTLRYVLHYTGHPPILEIYSDALWCSNLGDSKCTSGYVFTMGGATVAWKSKRQNCIVLSSMKSELVALASAGDEVEWIKDLDDEDGGERLNMELDDDDLLDE, encoded by the exons atgagttatACTAgaccagacatagcctttacggtaggcatacTGAGTCGATTCACTAGTAATCTTGacaaagagcattgggatgctctGACGAGGcttatgagataccttaagggtactctaaGGTATGTCTTACactatactggacatcctccaattTTAGAAATATATTCTGATGCATTGTGGTGCTCAAATTTGGGAGACAGTAAATGTACCAGTGGATATGTATTTACAATGGGTGGAGCAACTGttgcatggaaatccaagagacagaaTTGTATTGTTCTGTCATCTATGAAATCGGAACTTGttgctctagcttctgcagGAGATGAAGTAGAGTGGATCAAAGATCTG gatgacgaagatggaggagaacgttTAAATATGGAACTCGATgatgatgacttacttgatgagtaa
- the LOC122638707 gene encoding probable pre-mRNA-splicing factor ATP-dependent RNA helicase DEAH9, translating into MAQFWKPGSDRPRLIDDEEGGVLFYATSSSTSSGFGYSSIEKQRQRLPVFKYRTAILYLVETHATTIIVGETGSGKTTQIPQFLKEAGWAEGGRVIACTQPRRLAVQVSFSLLISCSPHMFKLLLCSYGYYQNLSCPWNT; encoded by the exons GCCTGGTTCCGATAGGCCTCGCCTTATCGACGATGAAGAAGGCGGAGTTCTCTTCTACGCTACCtcttcctccacctcctccGG ATTCGGTTATTCGAGCATCGAGAAGCAGAGGCAGAGGCTCCCAGTCTTTAAATACCGTACTGCCATTCTCTATCTGGTTGAGACTCACGCCACCACCATTATTGTTGGCGAGACCGGTAGTGGTAAAACCACTCAGATTCCTCAG TTCCTAAAAGAAGCAGGTTGGGCTGAGGGTGGAAGAGTTATCGCTTGCACACAGCCAAGACGGTTGGCTGTCCAGGTTTCTTTTTCACTCTTGATTTCTTGCTCTCCACATATGTTTAAACTGTTGTTATGCTCTTATGGCTACTATCAGAATTTATCTTGTCCGTGGAACACTTAA